Proteins from a single region of Desulfatiglans anilini DSM 4660:
- a CDS encoding MFS transporter — translation MNDPAPPPKLMTAEFTSLCLIMGAAFCNISVFYSFYHYLETIGIPTAWRGFLVGLEPMSAFILRLVVLPWLNVRNAMRIVLAGLLLLTAASWAYLWVDSVAGMIVLRIIHGGVFVLLTSALIALAVIFIPQERSGQGFSVISIASIIPYAVIPPLSEALLPRLRNEADIYAAVSIFSILSLLLLAAARGRIGAAVKGLDTALMRRLTWPEIRENLRRRPVATLLFMLFLIYFTHATFFYFLKNLTVQIGTGEVGLFFSVSMIMMLVVRLTGTTLFDRLDKRSTLRKALALLIPCVVLLPHVPTSILYYVLAAVYGTCMGVGLPLLNALLFSASPPALKGLNTNLALFTMDLAYFCTPYLGGVFISFGAEFRLLFYIAGGSATLALAMTTGKRSGSD, via the coding sequence ATGAACGACCCAGCCCCACCGCCGAAACTCATGACGGCCGAATTCACCTCCCTTTGCCTGATCATGGGGGCCGCCTTCTGCAATATCAGCGTCTTCTACAGCTTTTATCACTATCTGGAAACGATCGGCATCCCCACGGCGTGGCGGGGGTTCCTCGTAGGCCTCGAACCGATGTCCGCCTTCATCCTGCGCCTGGTGGTGCTGCCCTGGCTGAACGTGCGCAATGCCATGCGCATCGTCCTGGCCGGGCTCCTTCTTCTGACCGCCGCCTCCTGGGCCTACCTGTGGGTGGATTCAGTCGCCGGCATGATCGTCCTGCGGATCATCCACGGCGGGGTGTTCGTTCTGCTCACCTCGGCCCTCATCGCCCTCGCCGTGATCTTCATCCCTCAGGAAAGGAGCGGTCAGGGCTTCAGCGTCATCAGCATCGCGTCGATCATCCCTTACGCGGTCATACCGCCCCTCTCGGAGGCGCTCCTGCCGCGCCTGCGGAACGAAGCCGACATCTATGCGGCGGTTTCGATCTTTTCCATCCTCTCCCTCCTGCTTCTGGCCGCCGCGCGCGGCCGGATCGGCGCAGCGGTAAAAGGGCTCGACACGGCGCTGATGCGCCGGCTCACCTGGCCGGAAATCCGTGAAAACCTTCGCCGGCGGCCGGTGGCCACCCTGCTCTTCATGCTGTTCCTGATCTATTTCACGCATGCGACCTTCTTCTATTTTCTAAAGAACCTCACCGTCCAGATCGGCACCGGAGAGGTAGGCCTGTTTTTCAGCGTTTCGATGATCATGATGCTGGTCGTGCGCCTGACGGGGACCACCCTTTTCGACCGGCTGGACAAACGCTCGACCCTCCGCAAGGCGCTCGCCCTGCTCATCCCCTGTGTGGTCCTTCTGCCGCACGTTCCAACGAGCATCCTCTATTACGTCCTGGCGGCGGTCTACGGGACCTGTATGGGCGTAGGACTGCCGCTGCTCAACGCCCTGCTCTTCTCAGCCTCCCCGCCCGCTCTCAAAGGACTCAACACCAATCTGGCCCTCTTCACGATGGACCTCGCCTACTTTTGCACCCCGTACCTCGGGGGGGTCTTCATCTCGTTCGGCGCCGAATTCAGGCTGCTCTTCTACATCGCCGGCGGGTCCGCCACCCTTGCGCTGGCCATGACCACAGGCAAGCGCAGCGGATCTGATTGA
- a CDS encoding (2Fe-2S)-binding protein, whose product MEIRFVLNGKETQVSTAPDRRVVDLLREDLGLTGTKEGCGSGECGACAVLVNGESRLSCLMLAAQLDGKALTTIEGAPEDGRLQALQEAFVRCGAVQCGFCSPGMIIAAADLLGARPDTGREAIREGLSGNLCRCTGYAKIVDAVQAAFEKLQGGPTP is encoded by the coding sequence GTGGAAATCCGCTTTGTCTTGAACGGAAAAGAAACGCAAGTGAGCACGGCGCCCGACCGGCGGGTGGTCGACCTCCTGCGGGAGGACCTGGGGCTGACGGGGACGAAAGAGGGCTGCGGCAGCGGAGAGTGCGGGGCCTGTGCGGTTCTGGTGAACGGCGAAAGCCGCCTGAGCTGCCTCATGCTCGCCGCGCAGCTGGATGGAAAGGCGCTGACGACCATTGAAGGCGCTCCAGAGGACGGCCGCCTGCAGGCCCTCCAGGAGGCCTTCGTCCGGTGCGGGGCGGTGCAGTGCGGCTTCTGCTCCCCCGGCATGATCATTGCTGCCGCGGACCTCCTCGGGGCGCGCCCGGACACCGGCCGGGAGGCGATCCGCGAGGGGCTTAGCGGCAACCTCTGCCGCTGCACGGGGTACGCCAAGATCGTGGATGCCGTTCAGGCCGCGTTCGAGAAGCTGCAGGGAGGCCCCACCCCATGA
- a CDS encoding xanthine dehydrogenase family protein molybdopterin-binding subunit, with translation MSQDIPRIGRPFVRPDAASKAAGAEKYAADHYGEGLLWAGAKRAGVAHGRIRAVDIGAAAALPGVVAVLTGRDVPGTNRQGIVHKDQPVLCDDVVRHCGDPVALVLAEDRLVLRKALDLIRLGIEPLPGVFGIDEALLPDAPLVHEGSPNGNILLQAALRKGDAEAALRSSPVVVEGIFEVPFISHAFLETENGVAWQEADGRLVLVVSTQAPFRDRWEIGHALGIPMDRIRIIGPYLGGGFGGKDGATVQCLLALAALHAGGRPVKMWWPREESFLAGYKRHAARMHYRIGASENGELQALDCRLSYDTGAYAHLGGEVMALGMEHASGPYRIPHTRIEGVCVYTNNPIGGAMRGFGVAQVSFAVERMMDRMAARLGIDPLALRRKNALEQGDTNGCCVRLTQSTGIRACLETLQKHPLWRGREAWKAAAGPFKKRGVGMAALWNAMGYGRGLPDSAIAKVELTREGAIRVYNGVSDMGQGNTSALFQIAGEILRQPETRIEGVQPDTERTYPSGSAAAGRTTYTYGNALIQACEELRRRILGWAALMLFADTLDDLELLPERVRYAKAKKEVSLRDIAAMMRDEARVCISQFIMPVAADAPDTGKEFVIGFPHLLFSHAAHLALVEVDELTGAVEVKRYLAATEAGRVLNPQTFEQQVEGAVAQGIGYALSEAVRLEKGRILTPDFATYIIPGALDVPEIVSIAVEAPEATGPFGLKGVGEVGMNGPLPAIANAVSDACGIEPNHAPLTGEKVLALIQGKGAASHAE, from the coding sequence ATGAGCCAGGACATTCCCAGAATCGGACGACCTTTTGTCCGTCCGGACGCGGCATCAAAGGCCGCGGGTGCGGAAAAGTACGCCGCCGACCACTATGGCGAAGGCCTGCTGTGGGCCGGGGCCAAGCGCGCCGGGGTGGCCCACGGGCGTATCCGGGCTGTTGACATCGGGGCGGCAGCGGCGCTGCCGGGGGTGGTCGCCGTCCTGACCGGCCGGGATGTGCCGGGGACCAACCGGCAGGGGATCGTCCACAAGGATCAGCCGGTCCTGTGCGACGACGTCGTGCGGCACTGCGGCGATCCGGTCGCACTCGTCCTCGCGGAAGACCGCCTGGTGCTCCGGAAGGCCCTGGACCTGATCCGGCTGGGCATCGAGCCGCTGCCCGGCGTCTTCGGGATCGACGAGGCGCTCCTCCCGGACGCGCCGCTCGTCCACGAAGGCAGCCCGAACGGAAACATCCTCCTCCAGGCCGCGCTCCGCAAAGGCGACGCAGAGGCGGCCTTGCGGTCCAGCCCCGTCGTCGTCGAGGGGATCTTCGAGGTCCCTTTCATCTCCCACGCCTTCCTGGAGACGGAAAACGGGGTCGCCTGGCAGGAGGCCGACGGCCGGCTCGTTCTGGTCGTTTCCACCCAGGCCCCCTTCCGGGACCGCTGGGAGATCGGCCATGCCCTCGGCATCCCGATGGACCGGATCCGGATCATCGGGCCATACCTGGGGGGCGGCTTCGGCGGAAAGGACGGCGCCACGGTCCAGTGCCTGCTGGCCTTGGCGGCCTTGCATGCCGGGGGGCGGCCGGTGAAAATGTGGTGGCCGCGCGAGGAGAGCTTCCTGGCAGGGTACAAGCGCCACGCGGCGCGCATGCACTACCGGATCGGGGCATCCGAAAATGGTGAACTCCAGGCGCTCGACTGCCGCCTGTCCTATGACACGGGGGCCTACGCGCACCTGGGCGGCGAGGTTATGGCCCTCGGGATGGAGCATGCCTCCGGACCCTACCGCATCCCGCACACCCGCATCGAAGGCGTGTGCGTCTACACGAACAACCCCATCGGGGGCGCCATGCGCGGGTTCGGGGTGGCCCAGGTGAGCTTTGCCGTCGAGCGGATGATGGACCGGATGGCGGCGCGGCTGGGGATCGACCCTTTGGCCCTGCGGCGCAAAAACGCCCTCGAACAGGGCGATACGAACGGGTGCTGCGTGCGGCTGACGCAGTCCACCGGCATCCGCGCCTGTCTTGAAACTCTGCAAAAGCATCCCCTGTGGCGCGGGCGGGAGGCCTGGAAGGCCGCGGCGGGGCCGTTCAAGAAGCGGGGCGTCGGCATGGCGGCCCTCTGGAATGCCATGGGATACGGCCGCGGGCTGCCTGACTCGGCCATTGCCAAGGTGGAACTGACGCGCGAAGGGGCCATCCGGGTCTATAACGGGGTCAGCGACATGGGCCAGGGGAACACGAGCGCGCTCTTCCAGATCGCCGGTGAGATCCTGCGCCAGCCTGAAACGCGCATCGAGGGGGTGCAGCCGGATACAGAGCGGACATACCCGTCGGGCTCCGCGGCGGCGGGCCGCACCACCTACACCTATGGAAACGCCCTGATCCAGGCCTGCGAGGAACTCCGCCGCCGGATTCTGGGCTGGGCGGCGCTGATGCTCTTCGCTGACACGCTCGACGACCTCGAGCTGCTTCCGGAGCGGGTGCGATACGCGAAGGCGAAAAAAGAGGTCTCCCTCCGCGACATAGCCGCCATGATGCGGGACGAGGCCCGTGTCTGCATCAGCCAGTTCATCATGCCGGTCGCAGCCGATGCCCCGGATACGGGGAAGGAATTCGTGATCGGGTTTCCGCACCTCCTATTTTCCCACGCCGCCCATCTCGCGCTTGTCGAGGTGGACGAACTGACGGGGGCCGTCGAGGTCAAACGCTATCTTGCGGCAACGGAGGCGGGGAGGGTGCTCAACCCGCAGACCTTTGAGCAGCAGGTCGAGGGGGCCGTCGCCCAGGGGATCGGCTACGCGCTGAGCGAGGCGGTGCGTCTGGAAAAGGGGCGCATCCTCACCCCCGATTTCGCGACCTACATCATCCCGGGCGCACTGGACGTGCCGGAGATTGTCTCCATCGCCGTGGAGGCTCCGGAGGCGACGGGCCCCTTCGGGCTGAAGGGCGTCGGGGAAGTCGGGATGAACGGTCCCCTCCCGGCCATCGCCAATGCGGTATCGGACGCCTGCGGCATCGAACCGAATCATGCGCCTCTCACGGGGGAAAAGGTCCTCGCTTTGATCCAGGGCAAAGGCGCAGCATCTCATGCGGAGTGA
- a CDS encoding translocation/assembly module TamB domain-containing protein produces the protein MKSFAIRAAKWGLAALALVIVLAGGIFTVLQTPWGKDRLIEVVQSASRVDGVPAVYIEGLTGLLPFDFAVGAIELRDREGPWLRIEALDFRLGRVWPLFAGRLEVEHCRARELRILRAVVSEPEPAPKEPGDPLKAVEDLLSRLAVGELRIDRLSLQEAVMGEPAVFALNGAFGEAGADRGRGIRILFERVDDGPATRLEGEAFAWPDTDRLRVAFLFHEDPGGLLGKMASIPDGIEIQMDGDGEMDAWKGRLSAAVGAWGSAAFLLGLEIGDAARLSLEGVLQPGDGVLPVEWAGWCLKAPEIAAAVRIDGFDRAAIDHLRIDTGAVHLEGAGSFDLEKRRMEAGFDLLAPDLSPLDALTGGGPKGRLTLSGAIEGPFDRLTARFRPVLESFRMAELGVGRFAGDLEAELIPAAEGASYGLRLAGEGAIEAVTVAGERPLGDSPLGWKILLSGPTAAGWGIETFELAAEGQRLKLSGSFDPEGVRGEARVVLSSRDLGPLSAPWGLALPGRADLQLRISADGPEDVDAVLEGTLSVPTADLPPGIPPALGGRWAVAGVCRLDAGRHLTFENVRFEGERETVSASGTLDLASRRVDITAGLRSDDIAAVGRGLDLPLSGALAASAVMTGTLDVPEISLETAGSEFTAWGLSFPDLRLEGSLKGPLAAATGEARLSFTKETGLYAVAGAYAFGAERITADGIRVSAPGFAAEGRFHIAGGSIGGDLAGKAQDFMFLTPFVGEEPAGVSGSADFRFVLDPSPEGGTLTGEIAGEGIHGSFGTIDAFQASGRVLRPLGQPAGEARLELKGFRQAGFDVASLTLDLMADSSGSLFEGRIEGAYGEPLAIELGGALGYGAGPLWMRIERLNGRYGAYPVLLVRPLTVEREGASLTVDDLALRFGSGLLQATVHLDAERLEGKGALIEWPLESLPPFQSANLRGTAEVDAVLDGSLERPIFEADFNVKDLRSADPDFSGMPSVQIAGYARSAEGGISAAAGMRTQDREVLTVEALAPYAVSFSPAGARRIDGREWSGRVEADIDLAMFNGLVDWEDQVLSGVLTADMRLGGAGENPLLAGGMKVVDGAYENLRTGTVLKDLSLEAACGAERIDITSAQASDGGEGRLSAAGWVALDPEGGFPLQVDLTLANATLVRRIDATVATDGVVRLTGALRDMLLAGRVVVGPADLRIPESLPPEVVTLDVVEINGVQDGPAVPEKKESTTESPGLRLRFDLAVSSPGRVFVRGRGLDSEWEGNLTIKGSADAPVLAGRLSLVRGRFDFLGKPFQLTRGVITFDGSVPPDPSVDVVAEASTGDVTARVSLAGTPSTLKLALSSDPPLPPDEILSYILFRRTASRLNAAQALQLAAAVRTLAGGGGGLDFMSRTRRLLDVDQLQIRTPENGQGDTTLAAGKYINEKVYLEVERGLGPESGRISVDVEITPSITWEADVGENSEGGIGIKWRRDY, from the coding sequence ATGAAGTCTTTTGCCATCAGAGCGGCCAAATGGGGCCTGGCTGCGCTCGCCCTGGTGATTGTCCTGGCCGGCGGAATCTTTACGGTGCTGCAGACGCCGTGGGGCAAGGACCGGCTCATCGAGGTCGTCCAGTCGGCCTCGCGTGTCGACGGCGTGCCGGCGGTCTACATCGAGGGATTGACAGGGCTTCTCCCCTTTGACTTCGCTGTTGGCGCCATCGAGCTTCGGGACCGTGAAGGCCCCTGGCTCCGGATCGAAGCCCTCGACTTCCGCCTGGGGAGGGTGTGGCCCTTGTTCGCAGGGAGGCTTGAGGTCGAACACTGCCGCGCCCGGGAACTCAGGATTTTGCGTGCGGTCGTTTCCGAACCCGAACCGGCACCCAAAGAGCCGGGCGATCCCCTGAAGGCCGTCGAGGATCTCCTCAGCCGTCTTGCGGTCGGCGAGCTGCGGATCGATCGCCTGAGCCTGCAGGAGGCCGTCATGGGCGAGCCGGCGGTCTTCGCCCTGAATGGCGCTTTCGGAGAGGCGGGTGCCGATCGCGGCCGCGGGATCCGGATCCTTTTCGAACGGGTGGACGACGGTCCGGCGACCCGTCTCGAAGGCGAGGCCTTCGCATGGCCGGATACCGATCGGCTGCGCGTGGCGTTTTTGTTTCACGAGGACCCGGGAGGGCTTCTGGGAAAGATGGCCTCCATTCCGGACGGGATCGAGATCCAAATGGACGGCGACGGCGAAATGGATGCCTGGAAGGGCAGGCTGAGCGCCGCAGTGGGCGCTTGGGGTTCCGCCGCGTTTCTGTTGGGGCTCGAGATCGGTGATGCCGCCCGCCTGTCCCTCGAAGGCGTTTTGCAGCCGGGCGACGGGGTTCTGCCCGTGGAGTGGGCCGGATGGTGTCTCAAGGCGCCGGAGATCGCTGCGGCCGTGCGGATTGACGGCTTCGACAGGGCGGCGATCGATCACCTGCGGATCGACACGGGGGCGGTGCATCTCGAGGGGGCCGGGTCGTTCGATCTTGAAAAGCGCCGGATGGAGGCGGGTTTCGATCTGCTCGCTCCGGACCTCTCCCCGTTGGATGCCCTTACGGGCGGCGGCCCGAAAGGGAGGTTGACCCTCTCGGGCGCGATCGAAGGGCCTTTCGACCGGCTGACGGCCCGATTCCGCCCTGTCCTCGAATCGTTCCGAATGGCGGAGCTGGGGGTCGGCCGGTTTGCGGGCGACCTCGAGGCGGAGCTGATACCCGCAGCCGAGGGGGCGTCTTACGGACTGCGGCTGGCCGGAGAGGGGGCGATCGAGGCCGTTACGGTGGCGGGCGAGCGGCCTCTCGGGGATTCGCCGCTCGGCTGGAAGATCTTACTTTCCGGGCCGACCGCTGCCGGTTGGGGGATCGAAACGTTCGAACTTGCCGCCGAGGGGCAGCGGCTGAAGTTGTCCGGATCCTTCGATCCGGAGGGGGTGCGCGGCGAGGCGCGGGTCGTCCTTTCCTCCAGGGATCTGGGCCCCTTGAGCGCCCCCTGGGGCCTGGCTCTTCCGGGGCGTGCCGACCTCCAACTCCGTATCTCGGCGGATGGGCCTGAGGATGTCGATGCCGTTCTCGAAGGAACGCTGTCGGTGCCGACCGCGGATCTTCCGCCCGGGATCCCGCCTGCTCTCGGGGGCCGATGGGCGGTTGCCGGCGTCTGCCGCCTCGATGCCGGGAGGCACTTGACCTTCGAGAATGTTCGATTCGAAGGGGAAAGGGAGACCGTCAGCGCATCGGGCACCCTCGATCTTGCAAGCAGAAGGGTCGATATCACGGCCGGGCTTCGTTCCGACGACATCGCCGCTGTAGGACGCGGCCTCGACCTGCCTCTTTCGGGTGCGCTGGCGGCCTCCGCCGTGATGACAGGGACGCTCGACGTGCCCGAAATCAGCCTCGAGACGGCCGGGAGCGAATTCACGGCGTGGGGGCTTTCCTTCCCGGACCTGCGCCTGGAAGGCTCCCTCAAAGGGCCTCTTGCCGCGGCGACCGGCGAGGCCAGGCTTTCCTTTACGAAGGAGACGGGGTTGTATGCCGTCGCGGGGGCTTACGCCTTCGGGGCGGAGCGGATCACGGCCGACGGCATCCGGGTGAGCGCCCCCGGGTTTGCAGCGGAGGGCCGATTTCACATCGCAGGGGGATCCATCGGGGGGGATCTGGCGGGAAAGGCCCAGGATTTCATGTTTCTGACCCCTTTCGTGGGTGAGGAGCCGGCCGGTGTGAGCGGGTCCGCCGATTTCCGATTCGTGCTCGATCCGTCCCCGGAGGGCGGCACGCTCACGGGGGAGATCGCCGGAGAGGGGATCCACGGATCGTTCGGAACGATCGATGCGTTCCAGGCATCCGGCCGGGTTCTTCGGCCGCTGGGACAACCCGCGGGAGAAGCGCGTCTGGAACTGAAAGGCTTCCGCCAGGCCGGATTCGACGTCGCATCGCTGACATTGGACCTGATGGCGGACTCCTCAGGTTCGTTGTTCGAAGGACGGATCGAAGGGGCGTATGGAGAGCCCTTGGCGATCGAACTGGGCGGCGCCCTCGGCTACGGAGCCGGGCCTCTCTGGATGAGGATCGAGCGGTTGAACGGGCGCTACGGGGCCTATCCCGTTCTGCTGGTCCGGCCTCTGACGGTCGAACGGGAAGGCGCTTCGCTCACTGTGGATGACCTGGCGCTGCGCTTCGGCTCCGGTTTGCTGCAGGCAACCGTGCATCTCGATGCGGAGCGTTTGGAGGGGAAGGGGGCTCTCATCGAATGGCCGTTGGAGTCCCTCCCGCCTTTCCAGTCCGCCAACCTGAGGGGAACGGCCGAGGTCGACGCGGTCCTGGACGGGTCCCTCGAAAGGCCGATCTTCGAAGCGGATTTCAACGTGAAGGACCTGAGGTCGGCGGATCCCGATTTTTCAGGGATGCCGTCGGTGCAGATCGCCGGATACGCCAGGAGCGCGGAAGGAGGCATCTCGGCCGCCGCCGGCATGCGCACGCAGGATCGCGAGGTTCTGACCGTCGAGGCCCTGGCGCCCTATGCGGTCTCCTTCTCACCGGCCGGCGCGCGCAGGATCGACGGGCGGGAGTGGTCCGGGCGGGTGGAGGCGGACATCGATCTCGCGATGTTCAACGGCTTGGTCGACTGGGAGGACCAGGTCCTGTCGGGGGTCTTGACCGCAGACATGCGCCTCGGAGGCGCCGGGGAAAACCCGTTGCTGGCCGGCGGGATGAAGGTCGTCGACGGGGCCTACGAAAATCTTCGAACGGGGACCGTCCTGAAGGATCTGTCCCTGGAAGCCGCCTGCGGCGCGGAGCGGATCGATATCACCTCGGCGCAGGCGAGCGACGGGGGCGAAGGGAGGCTCTCCGCTGCAGGCTGGGTGGCGCTCGATCCGGAGGGAGGCTTCCCGCTGCAGGTGGATCTGACCCTCGCCAATGCCACCCTGGTCCGGCGTATCGACGCCACGGTCGCAACGGATGGGGTGGTGCGCCTGACGGGGGCGCTGCGCGACATGCTGCTCGCGGGCCGGGTCGTTGTCGGTCCGGCGGATCTGCGGATACCGGAGAGTCTGCCGCCCGAAGTGGTTACCCTCGATGTGGTCGAGATCAACGGCGTGCAGGACGGACCGGCGGTCCCGGAAAAGAAAGAGAGCACAACGGAATCCCCGGGCCTTCGGCTGCGGTTCGATCTGGCGGTTTCGAGCCCGGGCCGGGTCTTTGTGCGCGGCCGGGGCCTCGACTCCGAATGGGAGGGAAACCTGACCATCAAGGGCTCGGCGGACGCCCCTGTGCTGGCCGGCCGTCTGTCGCTCGTCAGGGGGCGGTTCGACTTCCTCGGTAAACCGTTTCAGCTCACCAGGGGGGTGATCACCTTCGACGGCTCCGTGCCCCCGGATCCCTCTGTCGACGTGGTGGCCGAGGCCTCGACCGGGGATGTCACGGCCCGGGTGAGCCTCGCCGGGACGCCGTCGACCCTCAAGCTGGCGCTTTCTTCGGACCCGCCGCTGCCTCCGGACGAGATCCTCTCCTATATCCTTTTCAGGCGCACCGCCTCGCGGCTGAATGCGGCCCAGGCGCTTCAGCTCGCAGCCGCCGTCCGCACCCTGGCCGGGGGCGGCGGAGGCCTCGATTTCATGAGCCGGACGCGGCGGCTTCTGGATGTGGACCAACTCCAGATCAGGACCCCTGAAAACGGCCAGGGCGACACGACCCTGGCGGCCGGCAAGTATATCAATGAAAAGGTCTACCTGGAGGTCGAGCGGGGGTTGGGCCCGGAGAGTGGAAGGATAAGCGTCGATGTAGAGATTACGCCCAGCATCACCTGGGAGGCCGACGTCGGTGAGAACTCCGAAGGCGGCATCGGCATCAAATGGCGGCGGGATTATTGA
- a CDS encoding FAD binding domain-containing protein, producing the protein MREVFSPESLEALWPLLEAPSWALLAGGTDLLVKMRAGRSDPAAFICLERIAELRGVREGETDLWIGACTSHAELICHPLVERHLPVLHQALRTLGSPLIRRMGTLGGNICTASPAGDTLPPLYVLDAVLELRSQSGMRRVPIGEFITGPGRTGLEQGEILAGVRVEKPGGRQVHHFEKVGQRKAMAIGVASMAALLRLSVDGEIFSARFAWGSVGPTVMTCAPAEALLAGKRPSRGVFEQAAAVAMAAVAPIDDVRASAEYRRRVSGNLLLRLFPEGSTLT; encoded by the coding sequence ATGAGAGAGGTTTTTTCCCCGGAGAGCCTGGAGGCGCTCTGGCCCCTGTTGGAGGCGCCGTCATGGGCGCTGCTTGCCGGCGGGACGGACCTCCTGGTAAAGATGCGGGCCGGTCGGAGCGATCCCGCCGCCTTCATCTGCCTCGAACGGATCGCCGAACTCCGCGGGGTGCGCGAGGGGGAAACGGATCTCTGGATCGGGGCCTGCACGTCCCATGCGGAGCTGATCTGCCATCCGCTCGTCGAGCGGCACCTTCCGGTGCTTCACCAGGCGCTGCGAACGCTCGGCTCCCCGTTGATCCGCCGGATGGGGACCCTCGGCGGTAATATCTGCACCGCCTCCCCTGCAGGGGACACGCTCCCGCCGCTATATGTCCTCGATGCGGTTCTGGAGCTTCGAAGCCAGAGCGGGATGCGGCGTGTGCCGATCGGGGAGTTCATTACAGGGCCGGGGAGGACAGGCCTCGAACAAGGTGAGATCCTGGCAGGTGTTCGGGTGGAGAAGCCGGGAGGGAGGCAGGTGCACCATTTCGAGAAGGTGGGGCAGCGCAAAGCCATGGCCATCGGGGTGGCGAGCATGGCCGCCCTGCTGCGCCTCTCCGTGGACGGGGAAATTTTTTCGGCGCGGTTTGCGTGGGGAAGCGTCGGCCCGACCGTTATGACCTGCGCCCCGGCGGAGGCGTTGCTGGCCGGCAAGCGGCCCTCGCGGGGGGTGTTCGAGCAGGCCGCCGCAGTTGCGATGGCGGCCGTGGCACCGATCGACGATGTTCGTGCATCGGCCGAATACAGGCGCAGGGTTTCGGGCAACCTCCTGCTGCGGCTTTTCCCCGAAGGATCGACCCTCACCTGA